A part of Macrobrachium nipponense isolate FS-2020 chromosome 26, ASM1510439v2, whole genome shotgun sequence genomic DNA contains:
- the LOC135199695 gene encoding submandibular gland secretory Glx-rich protein CA-like: MQHPSTASGSESIKLETTPSNLQPVHPPRNRNQQRPGTGHPPCPDPRQCQHPSTAQGSESIKLETTPSNLQPVHPPPNRNQQRPGTGHPPCPDPRQCQHPSTVQDQKVLNWRQPPVTSNQFTHLQTGTSSAQGQDTHHVLIPDKCQHPSTAQGSESIKLRQPPVTAPTSSPPPNRNQQRPGTGHPPCPDPRQCQHPSTVRIRKY; this comes from the coding sequence ATGCAGCACCCATCCACAGCTTCAGGATCAGAAAGTATTAAATTGGAGACAACCCCCAGTAACCTCCAACCAGTTCACCCACCTCGAAACAGGAACCAGCAGCGCCCAGGGACAGGACACCCACCATGTCCTGATCCCAGACAATGCCAGCACCCATCCACAGCTCAGGGATCAGAAAGTATTAAACTGGAGACAACCCCCAGTAACCTCCAACCAGTTCACCCACCTCCAAACAGGAACCAGCAGCGCCCAGGGACAGGACACCCACCATGTCCTGATCCCAGACAATGCCAGCACCCATCCACAGTTCAGGATCAGAAAGTATTAAACTGGAGGCAACCCCCAGTAACCTCCAACCAGTTCACCCACCTCCAAACAGGAACCAGCAGCGCCCAGGGACAGGACACCCACCATGTCCTGATCCCAGACAAATGCCAGCACCCATCCACAGCTCAGGGATCAGAAAGTATTAAACTGAGACAACCCCCAGTAACGGCTCCAACCAGTTCACCACCTCCAAACAGGAACCAGCAGCGCCCAGGGACAGGACACCCACCATGTCCTGATCCCAGACAATGCCAGCACCCATCCACAGTCAGGATCAGAAAGTATTAA